In Belonocnema kinseyi isolate 2016_QV_RU_SX_M_011 chromosome 4, B_treatae_v1, whole genome shotgun sequence, a single window of DNA contains:
- the LOC117171586 gene encoding uncharacterized protein LOC117171586 isoform X2, protein MSRKCESGASKRKKIKMREDFEKKLPKLTTFFKNESEFISSSHSSEENENSGEVENTNLITEAIEDIHRRSLGFESLNNDESGIITNSQSNDETVDVGLLLTPQYSKDSNTLQDEINQDPALWPKLDDSIKQKILEKCSEYFQNKDSNFSASSRR, encoded by the exons atgtcGAGAAAATGTGAAAGTGGTGCttcgaagagaaaaaaaatcaaaatgagagaagatttcgaaaaaaagctTCCAAAactaacaacttttttcaaaaatgaatctgaattCATTTCTTCTTCTCACTcttctgaagaaaatgaaaattctggtgaagtggaaaatacaaatttaataacagAAGCTATCGAGGATATACATCGGAGATCACTAG gatttgaaagtttaaacaatGACGAATCAGGGATAATAACGAATTCACAAAGTAACGATGAGACTGTAGATGTAGGTCTTCTACTGACACCACAGTATTCAAAAGATTCAAACACACTTCAAg ATGAAATAAATCAAGATCCAGCTTTATGGCCAAAGCTCGATGAttccattaaacaaaaaattttggaaaaatgttctgaATATTTCCAAAACAAGGATAGTAATTTCTCTGCTTCTTCTCGGCGGTAG